One genomic region from Quercus robur chromosome 4, dhQueRobu3.1, whole genome shotgun sequence encodes:
- the LOC126724112 gene encoding uncharacterized protein LOC126724112, whose protein sequence is MYMVLPKKKSQRKMKETESQSETKTKTSSSNCITTTSSSSSSWGTWEELLLAFAVKRHGFKDWDSVATELSLHSFKPSSSSSSPPPLPLHCMNKFRDLKRRFSLLTNHQNDVAASLTQSENEENENDVVFYDAWLDELRKRRVAELKRDLQRYDLNIGLLEKKVKKLEEERESEEKPDLEGDGSGNGEREGDEVSPVTGDNSDKDNRSFNESNSTEGEKSGEGAKSEGEPVKTGSGGPDPGREDMESGEEVAAAQSESERKGGGDSSELRTDSAARGSSEVQSSASLTGKRMRRRRKEVSGGVDSPETVEVAMKSEPLVEILEIIRACENSSLFERRLESQETDNYKNTVRQHLDLETIQSRLQKGTYSSSTLTFYRDLLLLFNNAAIFFPKSSIELTTAHQLRHLVLNKIKNEIPKPNPKEDSPPPSPITIPTQTPTPNAIPEPKPELERTDSLLAKQKSSAPIIVCRKRSSMSAKPSSAVFGQKDKQVSDEKKSVIDIKPPPVKPSSTNTVEDNSVIKTYSKEKPITGARSLRRGNKNLTNNVSASSKKQSTSPGSKAGSGNKVESSKTDKKKTEALPLEKKRSAEDFLKRIKSGGGSSKEQKRRLSGKEDNSRKERVLRLSSDKKLVKEESSPSKRSVGRPPKRAAEASPVSAKRGKNSGEKEVAASNRPRKRARR, encoded by the exons ATGTATATggtactaccaaaaaaaaaatcacaaagaaaaatgaaagaaacagAATCACAATCAGAAACAAAAACGAAAACGAGTAGTAGTAATTGCATAACAACaacgtcgtcgtcgtcgtcgtcgtggGGAACATGGGAGGAGCTATTGCTAGCGTTTGCAGTTAAACGACACGGTTTCAAGGACTGGGACTCCGTCGCCACCGAGCTCAGTCTCCACTCTTTCAaaccctcctcctcctcctcctcccctCCTCCTCTCCCTCTTCACTGTATGAACAAGTTTCGCGACCTCAAACGCCGCTTCTCTCTCCTCACCAACCACCAAAACGACGTCGCTGCTTCTTTGACGCAGAGCGAGAACGAAGAAAAcgaaaacgacgtcgtttttTACGATGCGTGGTTGGACGAGCTCAGAAAACGCCGTGTCGCCGAGCTTAAACGTGACCTCCAACGCTACGACCTTAATATCgg GTTGTTGGAGAAGAAGGTGAAGAAGTTggaggaggagagagagagcgagGAAAAGCCAGATCTGGAGGGAGATGGATCTGGAAATGGCGAGCGGGAGGGGGACGAGGTGTCTCCGGTGACCGGAGATAATTCCGACAAGGATAATCGGTCGTTTAACGAGTCGAATTCGACCGAGGGTGAGAAGTCCGGGGAGGGAGCTAAATCGGAGGGTGAACCGGTTAAAACCGGTTCGGGCGGGCCGGATCCGGGCAGGGAGGACATGGAATCGGGGGAGGAGGTCGCGGCGGCTCAGTCCGAGTCGGAGAGGAAGGGCGGCGGTGACTCGTCCGAGTTGCGTACGGACTCGGCGGCGAGGGGGAGCAGCGAGGTGCAGAGCTCGGCGAGCCTGACGGGGAAGAGGATGAGGCGGAGGAGGAAGGAGGTTTCCGGCGGCGTGGATTCGCCGGAGACGGTGGAGGTGGCGATGAAATCAGAGCCGTTGGTTGAGATTTTGGAGATAATCCGTGCGTGTGAAAACAGCTCCTTATTCGAGCGCCGACTCGAAAGCCAG GAAACTGACAATTACAAAAACACGGTCCGGCAACACTTGGATTTGGAAACAATACAAAGCAGACTTCAAAAGGGCACATATTCCTCTAGCACCCTCACATTCTACCGGGACCTCTTGCTCCTCTTCAACAATGCCGCCATATTCTTCCCCAAATCCTCCATTGAATTAACCACTGCCCACCAACTTCGCCACCTTGTGTTAAACAAAATCAAGAATGAAATCCCAAAACCAAACCCGAAAGAAGATTCACCTCCACCTTCACCAATAACAATACCAAcacaaacaccaacaccaaATGCAATTCCAGAACCTAAACCTGAACTAGAAAGAACTGATTCATTGCTTGCAAAGCAGAAGTCATCAGCTCCTATAATAGTTTGCCGTAAACGAAGTTCCATGTCAGCTAAACCTTCCTCTGCTGTCTTTGGTCAAAAGGACAAGCAAGTAAGTGATGAGAAGAAGTCAGTTATTGATATAAAGCCACCTCCCGTTAAGCCCTCTTCCACCAATACAGTGGAAGACAATAGTGTGATTAAAACTTACTCGAAAGAGAAGCCTATCACTGGAGCTAGAAGCTTAAGAAGGGGCAACAAGAACTTGACAAACAATGTTAGTGCTTCTagcaagaaacaaagcacgAGTCCTGGATCAAAAGCCGGTTCAGGGAACAAAGTAGAGAGTTCCAAAACTGACAAGAAGAAAACTGAAGCATTGCCATTGGAGAAAAAGCGAAGTGCAGAGGATTTCTTGAAAAGGATTAAGAGTGGTGGTGGTAGTAGTAAAGAGCAGAAAAGGAGACTTAGTGGGAAGGAAGATAATAGTAGGAAAGAGAGGGTGTTGAGGCTAAGTAGCGATAAGAAACTTGTAAAGGAGGAGAGTAGTCCATCAAAGAGGAGTGTTGGAAGGCCACCAAAAAGGGCAGCTGAGGCGAGTCCAGTGTCAGCGAAGCGTGGAAAGAACAGTGGGGAAAAGGAAGTGGCAGCCTCAAATCGGCCAAGAAAGCGGGCTAGGAGATGA